In Candidatus Limnocylindrales bacterium, a single window of DNA contains:
- the smpB gene encoding SsrA-binding protein SmpB, translating into MAEEKIVCTNKTARHDYFITDTYEAGIVLQGTEVKSLREGRANLKDSYAQIKDGELFLVNCHISPYTHGNQFNHDPTRPRKLLLHKKEIRRLIGKVAEKGFTLIPLKIYFKNGIAKVELGLAKGKKAYDKREDMKERDARREVERALKKSLR; encoded by the coding sequence ATGGCCGAAGAAAAAATTGTATGTACCAATAAGACTGCCCGGCATGATTATTTCATAACGGATACCTATGAAGCTGGGATTGTCCTCCAGGGGACCGAAGTTAAATCCCTTCGAGAAGGACGAGCTAACTTAAAGGATAGTTATGCCCAGATCAAAGATGGCGAGTTGTTCCTGGTCAACTGTCATATCAGCCCTTATACCCACGGGAACCAATTTAATCACGATCCGACCCGTCCTCGTAAACTGTTGCTCCATAAAAAAGAGATCCGTCGGCTCATTGGTAAAGTGGCCGAAAAAGGTTTTACTCTCATTCCCTTGAAGATCTACTTTAAAAATGGAATCGCTAAAGTAGAGCTGGGCCTGGCTAAAGGTAAAAAAGCCTATGATAAGCGTGAGGATATGAAGGAGCGAGATGCACGACGGGAAGTTGAAAGGGCCCTTAAAAAGAGCCTTCGATAG
- a CDS encoding N-acetylmuramoyl-L-alanine amidase, whose translation MLLVMLYTRLKLSIVLILLLGFVPSSSQANTLELVFEDGRSRSTLYTLSEGGVEYIPLNQVVQAFNLSRNWDSLNGMILLSYRGRTASITPDQPIAIVERRSYSFKNSPKYIEGILMIPLDYVINILPLLYDKEMSWDSSRRVLRIGSSRIEIASIQHAVYTDYTRIVIQTNKSIAYKVVEKLPALLILDLPEASFILPNNPLQVGSNVVKTVKVINSYGTTQVLINLGEQFASYNHFALNDPPRIVVDVYSTPGGGNMARKEEKTPPEGESLNPLNILPKAKTPTTVRAVIIDPGHGGRDNGIALGPDLWEKDITLTVAQKLSESIRRRLGVRVILTRNANENLSPVERTTLANSTKADLFISLHVNNSFSPNTRGFEVYTLDAPGISDNTNPEALLVKASALDHAQETYLDKSERLANYIVTAYNEETKSKDARSKKAPLLVLKGATMPAVQIEMGYFSNPVDKEKITQEDFQRLIVKVITDGIVNFKRYLEQVSLN comes from the coding sequence TTGCTTCTGGTCATGTTATACACCCGGCTTAAATTAAGCATTGTATTGATTCTTCTGCTTGGATTTGTTCCTTCTTCTTCCCAGGCAAATACACTGGAACTCGTTTTTGAGGATGGGCGATCCCGGAGTACCCTTTATACCTTATCTGAAGGTGGGGTCGAATATATTCCTTTAAACCAGGTAGTTCAGGCCTTTAATTTAAGCAGGAACTGGGATTCCCTCAACGGGATGATTCTTTTGAGTTATCGAGGCAGAACGGCTTCCATCACTCCCGATCAACCCATTGCTATCGTTGAGCGGCGTTCTTATTCCTTTAAAAATTCCCCAAAATATATAGAAGGTATTTTGATGATCCCCCTGGACTATGTCATAAATATTCTTCCCCTTCTGTATGATAAAGAGATGAGTTGGGATTCTTCCCGGCGGGTGCTGAGAATTGGTAGCAGTCGAATCGAAATTGCTTCCATTCAACATGCCGTTTATACTGACTACACGCGGATTGTTATCCAGACCAATAAATCCATTGCCTACAAAGTGGTCGAGAAACTTCCAGCCCTTCTCATCCTCGATCTTCCTGAAGCCAGTTTTATACTTCCCAATAATCCCCTTCAAGTAGGGAGTAACGTGGTAAAAACCGTCAAAGTTATCAACAGTTATGGGACTACTCAGGTTTTGATCAATTTAGGGGAGCAATTTGCCAGCTATAATCACTTTGCCTTGAACGATCCTCCTCGTATTGTGGTGGATGTGTATAGTACGCCGGGAGGAGGGAATATGGCAAGAAAAGAAGAGAAAACGCCTCCGGAAGGTGAATCGCTAAATCCTCTGAATATTCTTCCGAAGGCAAAGACTCCGACCACGGTAAGGGCCGTTATTATAGACCCCGGACATGGTGGAAGAGATAATGGCATTGCTCTAGGTCCCGACCTTTGGGAAAAAGATATTACGCTGACCGTGGCCCAAAAGCTGAGCGAATCCATTCGGCGAAGATTAGGAGTGCGCGTGATTTTAACCCGGAATGCCAACGAGAATCTTTCTCCTGTCGAACGGACGACCTTAGCCAACAGTACCAAAGCAGATTTGTTTATCAGCCTGCATGTGAATAATAGCTTTTCTCCCAATACCCGAGGGTTTGAAGTTTATACCCTGGATGCGCCCGGTATCTCAGATAATACGAACCCGGAGGCCCTTTTGGTTAAGGCCTCAGCCCTGGATCATGCCCAGGAAACCTATTTAGATAAAAGCGAACGTCTGGCAAATTATATTGTCACGGCTTATAATGAAGAAACAAAATCTAAAGATGCCAGAAGTAAAAAAGCCCCTCTTTTGGTTCTAAAAGGAGCCACAATGCCAGCCGTTCAAATTGAAATGGGTTATTTTTCCAATCCTGTAGATAAAGAAAAAATCACCCAGGAAGACTTTCAAAGGCTGATCGTTAAGGTGATTACAGATGGGATTGTAAACTTTAAAAGATATCTGGAGCAAGTCAGTTTGAACTGA
- the rph gene encoding ribonuclease PH, whose translation MRVDGRQPNKLRPVKITRNYIKYAEGSVLIEVGDTKVICTASIEDKVPPFLKNTGEGWITAEYAMLPRSSDTRIPRDITKGKIGGRTHEIQRLIGRSLRAVVDLTKLGERTIWLDCDVIQADGGTRTASITGCCIALFDAFTTLRKAGKLDSLPLLDFVAATSVGIVNGKVLLDLNYAEDSKAEVDMNIVMTGSGKFVEIQGTAEKTPFTPEQMNEMIALGTQGVKELIQIQRSIIGQGLLGSSL comes from the coding sequence ATGCGAGTTGATGGACGACAACCCAATAAACTAAGGCCTGTTAAGATTACCCGAAATTATATCAAATATGCCGAGGGATCGGTATTGATAGAAGTCGGAGATACCAAAGTTATCTGTACGGCCAGTATTGAAGATAAAGTACCTCCGTTTCTGAAGAATACGGGGGAAGGATGGATTACGGCAGAGTATGCCATGTTACCCAGGTCTTCAGATACACGCATTCCCCGGGATATTACCAAGGGAAAAATAGGTGGGAGAACCCATGAAATTCAGCGTCTTATCGGAAGGTCGTTAAGGGCGGTGGTGGATCTAACAAAATTAGGAGAACGTACTATCTGGCTGGACTGTGATGTAATCCAGGCCGATGGGGGTACCCGGACTGCTTCTATTACAGGTTGTTGCATTGCGTTGTTTGATGCCTTTACCACCCTGCGAAAGGCCGGAAAGTTAGATTCTCTACCTTTACTGGATTTTGTTGCTGCAACCAGTGTGGGTATCGTAAACGGCAAGGTCTTGTTAGATCTAAACTACGCCGAGGACTCGAAAGCTGAAGTGGATATGAACATTGTGATGACAGGAAGCGGAAAGTTTGTGGAAATTCAGGGAACTGCAGAAAAGACTCCTTTCACCCCCGAGCAGATGAACGAGATGATTGCTCTGGGGACTCAAGGGGTGAAGGAGCTGATTCAAATCCAACGAAGCATCATTGGTCAAGGTTTGTTGGGTTCTTCCCTGTAA
- the accC gene encoding acetyl-CoA carboxylase biotin carboxylase subunit produces MFKKILIANRGEIALRIIRACRDLEITTVAIYSEADRKALHVRYADEAYCVGPPPAIQSYLNIEKILEIARATKVEAIHPGYGFLSENATFARRCEEEGVVFIGPSSQAIQAMGNKTAARKIALQEGVPVVPGTEDVIEDDRMAMRLAEEIGFPVVIKAAAGGGGKGMRIVRNSRDMESALRSARSEARSAFGDPSVYLEKYIEEPRHIEIQVLGDKYGKMVYLGERECSIQRRHQKLIEESPSVIVDPDLRQRMGKTAVKAALAAGYYNAGTLEFLVDKNKNFYFLEMNTRLQVEHPVTEMVTGIDLVKEQLRIAAGERLSYSQEEIRLNGAAMECRIYAEDPENHFMPSPGKILVLQPPLGPWIRVDSGTFQGDEISVYYDSMIAKLIVWGRDRQEVLQRMSRALDEFKVLGIKTTIPFHKKVMKNPHFIAGNFHTHFIDSQFLDGSAGYPLQEETDADELRDVALIAAFLAYKNRKDSSPLTPSTDRNILNPWKWIGRQQALRRGF; encoded by the coding sequence ATGTTCAAAAAAATTCTTATTGCCAACCGTGGGGAAATTGCTCTGAGGATTATCAGGGCCTGCAGGGATCTGGAGATTACAACAGTCGCCATTTATTCCGAAGCAGATCGTAAGGCCCTTCACGTACGATATGCCGACGAAGCCTATTGCGTCGGTCCGCCTCCGGCGATTCAGAGCTACCTCAATATAGAAAAAATTCTGGAGATTGCACGAGCGACCAAAGTCGAAGCAATTCATCCGGGATATGGATTCTTATCCGAGAACGCAACCTTTGCTCGAAGATGTGAGGAAGAAGGAGTGGTTTTTATCGGTCCATCCAGTCAGGCTATCCAGGCGATGGGAAATAAAACGGCGGCCAGGAAGATAGCTCTTCAGGAGGGGGTTCCGGTAGTTCCGGGGACAGAAGATGTAATTGAAGACGACCGTATGGCCATGCGCCTGGCCGAAGAGATAGGATTTCCTGTTGTTATCAAGGCGGCTGCGGGGGGCGGCGGAAAAGGTATGCGTATTGTCCGGAACTCCCGGGATATGGAGAGTGCCCTGAGAAGTGCTCGCTCCGAAGCCCGATCTGCCTTTGGGGATCCCTCTGTGTATCTGGAAAAATATATCGAAGAGCCCCGACACATAGAAATTCAGGTTCTGGGGGATAAGTACGGGAAAATGGTTTATCTGGGAGAAAGGGAATGTTCTATCCAGCGTCGACATCAAAAGCTTATCGAAGAATCCCCCTCGGTCATTGTAGATCCAGACCTGCGTCAAAGGATGGGCAAAACAGCAGTAAAAGCAGCCCTGGCCGCAGGGTATTACAACGCCGGAACCCTTGAATTTTTAGTAGATAAGAACAAGAATTTTTATTTCCTGGAGATGAATACCCGATTGCAGGTCGAGCATCCGGTAACCGAAATGGTGACGGGAATCGATCTGGTCAAGGAGCAGCTTAGAATAGCCGCCGGGGAAAGACTCTCCTACTCCCAGGAGGAAATCCGGTTAAACGGGGCTGCCATGGAGTGTCGGATTTACGCTGAAGACCCGGAAAATCACTTTATGCCTTCCCCCGGTAAAATTCTAGTTTTACAACCTCCCCTTGGACCCTGGATCCGGGTTGATAGTGGAACCTTCCAGGGAGATGAGATCTCCGTATATTACGACTCCATGATCGCCAAGTTAATCGTTTGGGGACGTGACCGCCAGGAAGTCCTTCAAAGAATGTCCCGGGCCCTGGATGAATTTAAGGTTCTAGGAATTAAAACTACGATCCCTTTCCACAAAAAGGTGATGAAGAATCCCCACTTTATCGCCGGAAATTTTCATACCCATTTTATCGACTCTCAATTTCTGGATGGCTCAGCCGGGTATCCCCTCCAGGAGGAAACGGATGCCGATGAACTTCGGGATGTCGCGCTAATAGCTGCTTTTTTGGCCTATAAAAACCGAAAAGACTCTTCCCCACTTACTCCTTCAACCGATCGGAATATCTTGAACCCCTGGAAATGGATAGGTCGACAACAGGCGTTAAGACGGGGATTTTAG
- a CDS encoding GerMN domain-containing protein yields MRERRWFLPIVLTTIGILSLGLALYFLYFSSHSGSLSLIGNETTQDAGIRLSGPTKKIAVFLIAGDGGSLTTLEKEIPGDLTLIEQVKAAVQNLLSKPPEGLMTPLPDGTRLQSLFIDSSGNAYLDFSREIQQSHIGGLTAELLTVGAIVNTLLFNFKEIKGVQLLVEGSEIETLAGHIDCTKPFSQMLMLENKT; encoded by the coding sequence ATGCGTGAACGGCGTTGGTTTTTACCGATTGTATTGACGACAATTGGGATACTCTCTCTGGGACTTGCCCTTTACTTCCTTTACTTTTCCAGTCACTCTGGTTCTTTGAGCTTAATTGGAAATGAGACGACCCAGGATGCCGGTATCCGGCTGTCAGGTCCTACTAAAAAGATAGCTGTATTTCTTATTGCCGGTGATGGGGGTTCTTTAACAACTTTAGAAAAAGAGATCCCCGGGGATCTGACTCTCATTGAGCAGGTTAAGGCAGCGGTTCAAAACCTTCTCAGCAAACCCCCTGAAGGGTTGATGACTCCTCTTCCAGACGGTACCCGGCTTCAAAGTTTGTTTATAGATTCTTCGGGAAACGCTTATTTAGACTTTAGTCGTGAAATTCAGCAGAGCCACATCGGAGGTTTGACGGCAGAGCTCCTGACGGTGGGAGCCATTGTAAATACCCTTCTGTTTAATTTTAAGGAAATTAAAGGAGTTCAATTATTGGTGGAAGGCTCTGAAATTGAAACTTTGGCCGGTCATATAGACTGTACAAAACCTTTTTCCCAGATGCTTATGCTTGAAAATAAAACCTAA
- a CDS encoding biotin/lipoyl-containing protein, with protein sequence MTLELLVNNRIYTLEIKEAQYSAGSTGTVQIGDKEYVVDYRQLDPLLYSLIIQGRSYQAFVYKAEGSYLVDLKGKTYSIQILDEAGKRLRISRASTLPGQQIISAPMSGKVIKLLVKVGDPVEAGQGVVVVEAMKMENELRASTRGIVKEIKVSEGMAVNSGEPLVVLE encoded by the coding sequence ATGACCCTGGAACTTCTGGTAAACAACCGGATTTATACCCTGGAAATTAAAGAAGCCCAATATTCAGCCGGTTCCACTGGGACAGTTCAGATAGGGGATAAAGAATATGTGGTAGATTACCGGCAACTGGACCCGCTGCTTTATTCTTTGATTATTCAGGGTCGTTCTTACCAGGCCTTTGTCTATAAAGCAGAGGGGAGCTACCTGGTGGACCTGAAAGGAAAAACGTATTCCATTCAGATTTTGGATGAAGCCGGTAAACGACTCAGAATCTCCAGGGCCTCCACCTTACCGGGCCAGCAGATTATTTCTGCCCCCATGTCGGGAAAGGTTATCAAGCTCCTGGTGAAGGTCGGGGACCCGGTGGAAGCAGGTCAGGGGGTGGTGGTGGTGGAAGCCATGAAAATGGAGAATGAACTTCGTGCTTCGACCCGTGGCATTGTGAAAGAAATCAAGGTCTCCGAAGGTATGGCCGTGAATTCCGGTGAACCGCTGGTCGTTTTAGAATAA